The following proteins are encoded in a genomic region of Limosilactobacillus reuteri subsp. reuteri:
- a CDS encoding CynX/NimT family MFS transporter, whose translation MNFLEKIKKHSPLLILGLFFLGVCMRMPITAIPSVIKDIAQTFNVETTSLGILTTIPLLCFGLLSSVVSALAQRIGNELTIELAMILMFIGSYLRILNFSSLMIGTILVGAAITCINVLLPAIISDKLPNRIGSVTGMYNVAMTLFAAIGAYAITPITHATSWQTAVIIISIVALIAVIIWVPNLRYNQRATNESSSNDRGTNMWKNANAWWLLLFFGGQCFVFYSIVAWLPTIAMDAGLSSDNASLVAGLLQLLSMPFAFAIPVIATKMKNRQPIMLFAGIISLIGTGMMFFPVNSLVYYIFVALFLGAGTTTTFVLAMTLFGLKTKSSTDTRNLSGMVQSVGYLISALGPIVVGNLYSQTHNWFASLIVIAIAAIFFTVCGVIAERKQFI comes from the coding sequence ATGAATTTTTTGGAAAAAATTAAAAAGCATAGCCCACTTCTAATTCTCGGACTATTTTTCCTTGGAGTTTGTATGCGTATGCCGATTACAGCAATACCATCTGTCATTAAAGACATTGCACAAACTTTTAACGTTGAAACTACTAGCTTAGGAATTTTAACAACTATTCCACTCCTTTGTTTCGGATTACTATCATCAGTAGTTTCAGCACTCGCTCAACGAATTGGTAATGAATTAACGATTGAGTTAGCAATGATTTTAATGTTTATTGGTTCCTATTTACGAATTTTAAATTTCTCATCGTTAATGATCGGAACAATATTAGTCGGGGCTGCCATCACTTGTATTAACGTCTTATTACCTGCAATTATTTCTGATAAGTTGCCAAATCGAATTGGTAGTGTAACAGGGATGTATAATGTCGCAATGACTTTATTTGCTGCAATTGGAGCTTACGCAATTACTCCAATTACCCACGCTACTAGTTGGCAAACTGCTGTTATCATTATTAGTATCGTTGCTTTAATTGCTGTAATTATCTGGGTACCAAACTTACGCTATAATCAACGCGCCACTAACGAAAGCAGTTCTAATGATCGCGGAACTAACATGTGGAAAAATGCAAACGCATGGTGGTTGCTCTTATTCTTCGGAGGACAATGTTTCGTCTTCTATAGTATCGTTGCCTGGTTGCCTACAATTGCCATGGATGCCGGATTAAGCAGCGATAATGCAAGTTTAGTTGCTGGATTATTACAGTTATTGTCAATGCCATTTGCCTTTGCAATCCCCGTAATTGCCACTAAGATGAAGAATCGGCAACCAATTATGCTATTTGCGGGAATCATTTCTTTAATTGGAACTGGAATGATGTTCTTCCCAGTAAATTCCCTTGTTTACTATATATTCGTTGCCCTATTTCTTGGTGCCGGTACAACTACTACTTTCGTTCTTGCAATGACTTTGTTCGGACTAAAGACCAAGAGTTCCACTGATACCCGAAACCTTTCTGGGATGGTCCAATCAGTAGGATATTTAATTTCTGCATTAGGTCCTATCGTTGTCGGGAACCTTTATTCACAAACACATAATTGGTTTGCAAGTTTAATCGTGATTGCTATTGCTGCTATCTTCTTTACAGTCTGTGGTGTAATAGCAGAACGTAAACAATTTATTTAA
- a CDS encoding Lrp/AsnC family transcriptional regulator, giving the protein MDKIDRKIINLLQKNARASLKELSKECFISSPAIAARINKLERNGIITGYHTSVNMEKINFHVKAFIQVQLEPRQKQEFYPYIQQIPNVIECNCVTGDYSEIMEVVFPSTTDLDDFINTIQQRFGKTSTQIVFSTSVEHRGVKLASAKDTADSEEV; this is encoded by the coding sequence ATGGACAAGATCGATAGGAAGATTATTAATCTTCTTCAAAAAAACGCCCGTGCTTCTTTGAAAGAACTCTCTAAAGAATGTTTCATTTCATCACCAGCAATTGCGGCGCGAATCAATAAGCTTGAACGAAATGGGATTATTACTGGCTACCATACAAGTGTTAACATGGAAAAAATTAACTTCCATGTTAAAGCTTTTATTCAGGTACAACTTGAGCCTCGCCAAAAGCAAGAATTTTACCCTTACATTCAACAAATCCCCAACGTGATTGAATGTAACTGTGTAACTGGTGATTATTCAGAAATTATGGAAGTTGTTTTCCCTTCTACTACCGATTTAGATGACTTCATCAATACGATTCAACAACGTTTTGGAAAGACAAGTACACAAATCGTATTTAGTACAAGCGTGGAGCACCGGGGAGTTAAGTTAGCATCAGCAAAAGATACTGCCGATTCAGAAGAAGTATAA
- a CDS encoding glycoside-pentoside-hexuronide (GPH):cation symporter codes for MDTKIDTVKSKQHVARSRFAYSMGAFGHDVFYALLSTYFIMYVTGHLFNSSNKAFNNHMVLWVTSIIAVLRIVELLVDPLIGNAIDRTNTRWGKFKPWVVGGGIISAIILAILFTPMGGLSLSNPYLYLLIFAILYIIMDIFYSFNDVAFWSMIPALSFDSHERDKIATFARVGSTVGGNIVGFVIMPMVLFFSANQNGGTGDDRGWFIFAAIAAAVAAITAVGVGLGTHEEKSLLRENKEQTKLKDVYKILVKNDQLFAIALSYLFYTTGITLVNSMELYYFTYILGDSRAFSILGGLNTVIGVISVLTFPLFTGKISRRKLFYGSVSLLFLGLLIFAFAGKSLILVLVGAELFFIPQPLVFLVVLMTITDSVEYGQLKLGHRDESLTLSVRPLLDKFAGAVSGWIIGPTTIIAGMTAGATAATVTAAGAAKFKLVMFLAPAILILISIFIFAKKVKLDEKMHAKIVAELEKTWGDHLEDADSDNPQTASVSTPQPGVTDITSPVAGTLVNLKDVNDENFASGNMGKGFAIKPSDGKVIAPFSGTVRATFSTRHAIGLESDNGIMLLIHVGIDTVKLRGTGFISYFDKDQHFDKGDELMEFWDPAIKKAGLDDTVMVTVTNSKDFDIKLLKDAGEKVTTTDIVMEVTKK; via the coding sequence ATGGATACAAAAATTGATACTGTAAAAAGTAAACAGCATGTTGCCCGTTCCCGTTTTGCCTATTCAATGGGAGCCTTCGGGCATGATGTCTTTTATGCTTTACTTTCAACGTATTTCATTATGTATGTTACTGGACACTTATTCAATTCTAGTAACAAAGCATTCAACAATCACATGGTTCTATGGGTTACATCAATTATCGCTGTATTACGAATTGTGGAGTTGCTAGTTGACCCATTAATTGGGAACGCAATTGATCGTACTAACACACGTTGGGGTAAATTTAAGCCGTGGGTTGTCGGTGGTGGAATCATTTCAGCAATTATTTTAGCTATCTTATTCACACCAATGGGCGGTTTAAGCCTTTCTAATCCTTACCTATACCTATTGATCTTTGCTATTTTATATATCATTATGGATATCTTCTATTCATTTAATGATGTTGCCTTTTGGTCAATGATTCCTGCGCTATCATTCGATTCCCATGAACGTGATAAAATAGCTACTTTTGCGCGGGTTGGTTCTACTGTTGGAGGAAATATTGTTGGTTTTGTTATTATGCCAATGGTTTTATTCTTCTCGGCAAATCAAAATGGCGGTACCGGTGATGATCGTGGTTGGTTTATTTTTGCCGCAATTGCCGCTGCTGTTGCTGCTATTACTGCTGTTGGTGTCGGGCTTGGTACTCATGAAGAAAAGTCATTGCTTCGTGAAAACAAAGAACAAACTAAACTAAAAGACGTTTATAAAATTCTTGTCAAAAATGACCAATTATTCGCTATAGCTCTCTCATACCTATTCTATACAACAGGAATTACATTAGTTAACAGTATGGAGCTTTACTACTTTACTTATATTTTAGGTGATTCAAGGGCTTTCTCTATTCTAGGTGGATTAAACACTGTTATTGGTGTTATTTCCGTTCTTACTTTCCCTCTCTTTACTGGTAAAATTAGTCGGCGTAAATTATTTTACGGTTCAGTTTCATTACTTTTCCTCGGCTTATTAATCTTTGCATTTGCTGGTAAATCACTCATTTTAGTTTTAGTTGGTGCAGAATTATTCTTCATTCCACAACCATTAGTATTTTTAGTTGTTTTAATGACTATTACTGATTCTGTTGAATATGGTCAACTAAAATTAGGACATCGTGACGAATCACTTACATTATCAGTTCGTCCACTGCTAGATAAGTTCGCTGGTGCTGTTTCTGGATGGATTATTGGACCAACTACTATTATTGCTGGAATGACTGCTGGTGCGACTGCAGCAACAGTTACTGCTGCAGGTGCTGCTAAGTTTAAGCTAGTAATGTTCCTAGCCCCTGCTATCTTGATCCTCATTAGTATATTTATCTTTGCAAAAAAGGTTAAACTTGATGAAAAGATGCACGCTAAGATCGTTGCTGAACTTGAAAAGACTTGGGGAGATCACCTTGAAGATGCTGACAGCGACAACCCACAAACAGCATCTGTTTCCACCCCACAACCTGGTGTTACTGATATTACATCACCAGTTGCCGGTACACTTGTTAACTTAAAGGACGTTAACGATGAAAACTTTGCTTCTGGTAACATGGGTAAAGGATTCGCCATTAAACCATCTGATGGTAAAGTAATCGCTCCATTTAGCGGAACAGTACGAGCAACCTTCTCTACTCGTCACGCAATCGGGCTTGAATCCGACAATGGTATTATGTTACTGATCCACGTTGGTATTGATACCGTTAAGCTTCGTGGTACTGGATTCATTAGTTACTTTGATAAGGATCAACACTTTGATAAAGGTGATGAATTAATGGAATTCTGGGATCCAGCAATCAAGAAAGCTGGACTTGATGATACTGTTATGGTAACAGTTACTAACAGTAAAGACTTCGATATTAAATTATTGAAGGATGCTGGTGAAAAGGTAACTACTACTGATATCGTCATGGAAGTTACTAAAAAGTAA
- a CDS encoding universal stress protein, giving the protein MDQEYQNILVPVDGSQESEFALHRAIAIAKRNGAHIDILNVIDTRAMAYNFAGMSDGSIAYQLVDKSKQYLDELLKNAKDKDGFDNLDIHIRLGNPKTIISFDFPRDHHNDMIIIGASGLSRIQRAVMGSVTSYVKRNAPVDVLVVRTDVDQVK; this is encoded by the coding sequence ATGGATCAAGAATATCAAAACATCCTAGTTCCAGTTGATGGTTCTCAGGAATCAGAATTTGCATTGCACCGCGCAATTGCAATCGCAAAGCGTAATGGTGCCCATATAGATATTTTAAATGTAATCGATACACGAGCAATGGCTTATAACTTTGCTGGTATGTCAGATGGAAGTATTGCCTATCAATTAGTTGATAAATCAAAGCAATACCTTGATGAATTGTTGAAAAATGCCAAGGATAAGGATGGCTTTGATAATCTTGATATCCACATTCGTCTTGGTAATCCAAAGACAATTATTTCGTTTGACTTCCCTCGTGACCACCACAACGACATGATTATTATCGGTGCTAGTGGATTATCACGGATACAACGAGCCGTAATGGGTTCAGTTACGTCATACGTAAAGCGGAATGCGCCTGTTGATGTGCTGGTTGTTCGGACTGATGTAGATCAGGTTAAATAG
- the zwf gene encoding glucose-6-phosphate dehydrogenase, with the protein MATENKAVITLFGATGDLAKRKLYTALFKLYQKGYLADHFALLGTSRRPLTDEEFQQIVRESISNIPETENGQAEAFSKHFFYKSHDVTKPEHYEILKQRLAELDEQFGAEGNRLFYMSMAPQFFGTIALNLKKQGLLTDNGFNRLVIEKPFGRDFESAKKLNDELSQTFSENQIFRIDHYLGKEMVQNIQALRFGNTMIESLWNNRYIDNIQVTLSEKLGVEERAGYYDQSGALRDMVQNHIMQIVAQLAMEQPVAFTDADVRVEKIKALRSLRLYTPSEAAANFVRGQYDAGDGTNAYRHEDGVDPESGTETFVAAKLMFDNYRWSGVPFYVRTGKKLADKFTRIDVVFKKPLIDIFANPRSESDQSLNSNVLTIFVEPNSGFAIQLNAKRAGQGFTTEPVDLRFLQSDSDKKESPEPYERLFHDALEGNHTNFASWAEIAYAWKFVDVIRKLWDIEKPQFPNYTPGSMGPAASDELLARDGRKWVYRLNH; encoded by the coding sequence TTGGCTACAGAAAATAAGGCTGTCATTACATTATTTGGTGCGACTGGTGACCTTGCAAAGCGTAAACTTTATACTGCTTTGTTCAAGTTATATCAAAAGGGTTACCTAGCTGACCATTTTGCATTACTAGGAACTTCCCGTCGTCCATTAACTGACGAAGAATTCCAACAAATCGTTCGTGAATCTATTAGTAACATTCCAGAAACTGAGAATGGCCAAGCAGAAGCATTCTCAAAGCACTTTTTCTACAAGTCACATGATGTTACTAAACCAGAACATTACGAAATCCTTAAGCAACGCCTTGCTGAATTAGATGAACAATTTGGCGCTGAAGGCAACCGTCTCTTCTACATGTCAATGGCACCACAATTCTTCGGTACTATTGCCTTGAATTTGAAGAAGCAAGGATTATTAACTGACAATGGTTTTAACCGTCTTGTTATTGAAAAGCCATTTGGTCGTGACTTTGAATCTGCCAAGAAGCTTAACGATGAATTATCACAAACATTTAGTGAAAATCAAATTTTCCGGATTGACCACTACCTTGGTAAGGAAATGGTTCAAAACATTCAAGCATTACGTTTTGGTAACACCATGATTGAATCACTCTGGAATAATCGTTACATTGACAACATCCAAGTAACTTTAAGTGAAAAGCTTGGGGTTGAAGAACGTGCTGGTTACTATGACCAATCTGGTGCATTACGTGATATGGTGCAAAACCACATCATGCAAATTGTTGCCCAATTAGCAATGGAACAACCTGTTGCATTTACTGATGCTGATGTTCGAGTTGAAAAGATTAAGGCTCTTCGTAGTCTTCGCCTCTACACGCCATCAGAAGCAGCTGCTAACTTTGTCCGTGGACAATACGATGCTGGTGATGGAACTAACGCTTACCGTCATGAAGATGGTGTTGATCCAGAATCTGGTACTGAAACCTTTGTTGCTGCTAAGTTAATGTTTGATAACTATCGTTGGTCTGGTGTACCATTCTACGTTCGAACTGGTAAGAAGTTAGCAGACAAGTTTACTCGTATTGATGTTGTCTTCAAGAAGCCATTAATCGATATCTTTGCTAACCCACGTTCTGAAAGTGACCAATCTCTTAACTCAAACGTATTAACTATTTTTGTTGAACCTAACTCAGGTTTTGCAATCCAATTAAATGCTAAGCGCGCGGGTCAAGGCTTCACAACAGAACCTGTTGATTTACGCTTCTTGCAAAGTGATTCTGATAAGAAGGAATCTCCAGAACCATATGAACGTCTTTTCCATGATGCACTTGAAGGTAACCACACAAACTTTGCCTCATGGGCTGAAATTGCTTATGCCTGGAAGTTCGTCGATGTTATCCGTAAACTTTGGGATATTGAAAAGCCTCAATTCCCTAACTACACTCCTGGTTCCATGGGTCCAGCAGCTTCTGACGAACTCTTGGCTCGTGATGGACGTAAGTGGGTTTATCGTTTAAATCATTAG
- the gndA gene encoding NADP-dependent phosphogluconate dehydrogenase, translating to MSDQKAQIGVVGLAVMGKNLALNIESRGFTVGVYNRHRNRTDDMMRDHSDKKLVPSYTVKEFVDSLEKPRRILMMVKAGKPTDALIDELLPLLDKGDVLIDGGNTNFHDTMARNAKLDKSGINFIGMGVSGGELGALHGPSLMPGGQKEAYDLVAPILTKIAAKAEEDGKPCVAYIGPNGAGHYVKMVHNGIEYGDEELIDESYNIMRNVLKMPVDDIAKTFAEWNKGELSSYLVDITADILTRKDDLGDDKSKPIVDMILDRGANKGTGKWSSMTALDGGAPQSVITEAVYARYISMMKDERVQASKELPVETEAISIDDKKEMIEKVRQALYFGKLMSYAQGFEQMRIDSEHYDWNLKYGELAQIWRAGCIIRAQFLQNITDAFTKNPDLKNLLLDDYFKDIAKKYQKATRDVVALAVKAGIPVPSLSAAISYYDSYRSEVLPANLLQAQRDYFGAHTYERTDRPGNFHYSWYEEQ from the coding sequence ATGTCTGATCAAAAAGCACAAATTGGTGTTGTTGGTTTAGCTGTTATGGGTAAGAACCTTGCACTAAACATCGAAAGTCGTGGCTTCACGGTTGGTGTATACAACCGTCACCGTAACCGTACTGACGATATGATGCGTGACCACAGCGATAAGAAGTTAGTACCTAGCTACACTGTTAAGGAATTTGTAGACTCACTAGAAAAGCCTCGTCGGATTCTTATGATGGTTAAGGCCGGTAAGCCAACTGATGCTCTTATCGACGAATTATTGCCATTACTTGACAAGGGTGATGTTTTAATCGATGGTGGTAACACTAACTTCCACGATACTATGGCTCGTAACGCTAAGTTAGACAAGTCTGGTATCAACTTCATCGGAATGGGTGTTTCCGGTGGTGAATTAGGTGCCCTTCACGGTCCTTCACTTATGCCAGGTGGTCAAAAAGAAGCTTATGACTTAGTTGCTCCAATCCTTACTAAGATTGCTGCTAAGGCTGAAGAAGATGGCAAGCCATGTGTTGCTTACATTGGACCAAACGGTGCTGGTCACTATGTTAAGATGGTTCACAACGGTATCGAATACGGTGATGAAGAATTAATCGACGAAAGTTACAACATCATGCGTAACGTATTAAAGATGCCTGTTGATGACATTGCTAAGACTTTTGCTGAATGGAACAAGGGTGAATTAAGCAGTTACCTTGTTGACATTACTGCTGATATCCTTACTCGTAAGGATGACCTTGGTGACGACAAGAGCAAGCCTATTGTTGACATGATCCTTGACCGTGGTGCTAACAAGGGTACTGGTAAGTGGAGTTCAATGACTGCCCTTGATGGTGGTGCTCCTCAATCAGTTATTACAGAAGCTGTTTACGCTCGTTACATTTCAATGATGAAGGACGAACGTGTACAAGCAAGCAAGGAATTGCCTGTTGAAACTGAAGCTATTTCAATCGATGACAAGAAGGAAATGATTGAAAAAGTACGTCAAGCTCTTTACTTCGGTAAGCTTATGAGTTACGCACAAGGTTTCGAACAAATGCGGATCGACTCCGAACATTACGACTGGAACCTTAAGTATGGTGAATTAGCTCAAATCTGGCGTGCAGGATGCATTATTCGTGCACAATTCTTACAAAACATTACTGATGCCTTCACTAAGAACCCAGACTTGAAGAACTTGCTTCTTGATGATTACTTCAAGGATATTGCTAAGAAGTACCAAAAGGCAACTCGTGACGTTGTTGCTCTTGCTGTTAAGGCTGGTATTCCTGTTCCTTCACTTAGCGCTGCTATTAGTTACTACGACTCATACCGTTCAGAAGTGCTTCCTGCTAACTTGCTTCAAGCTCAACGTGACTACTTCGGTGCTCACACTTACGAACGTACTGACCGTCCTGGTAACTTCCACTACAGCTGGTACGAAGAACAATAA